A stretch of the Coleofasciculus sp. FACHB-1120 genome encodes the following:
- a CDS encoding DUF2157 domain-containing protein — MSSSHDRSINIKVTISNSQPQLLEGLDVWLRLGLISEGQVSDISQKYLVCALPPVAVTPKPTSQLTSQVTVSSDSQLLPTAGKTASRQRPKAIPGILQSLMAELSVRWLLFLGVFMVVVSSGVLAATQWERFPAAGQYGVLLAYTLIFWRVGAWANRQPSLQLTAQTLQIVTLLLMPVNFWAMDSFGLWQNPVNQIVVAIASVLLTAITLQLLKNWRLAASRRLKLLEALPALNILGLSYLHWGWNLSGFPVIAVYLGMVGTSLLAFYQVRHRQPAGTIEKKGIGIELPAGVVIYALVVLLVRAIFIVQVPVTQLGLALGICGWLVVWLSQQQPETSTQSPQLPWEKVGGSLLCLGWLVSVGTTVPWQATAISGLGLWFFFSRLQRFWLQVDLAAFLGIALQTIWLVWRLVPASVQEWAIATGTQLTGSETVPWALLSLVLFPYVVFIVGVSDWLHRAAKTDLATFGEQLALTCGTVLSLISLLNPTLRSLNLLFSTVTLAIVTQRRLPIRANLVYFTHLVGLLTLFSTIDRFFPNLHQEVWASILLVVMVAEWTLHVLLPSSALLWKQSAWHLGLGLAGLSYQLLLANVSLFGNDAFCRQQWGIFWLITPLALTGVASQTAGKQRTLASWLSVASLGMAQILTFVLPGGRLIGLGMATGLMLVNTRYLRHLAAAVITVGFSLSFFSVLLGDGVPGVPPLSVPGWFLAGAIALVGLWLARTWLMRRYGTLAALYAQAVEGWAIALCSFELLMLTLHSLFLYQGVASPSGEYLLAVTLTIGAIAYRSWQQPNHWAFYGLGWGLELLTAETLGFFERSVINLAIANIVLGLGTQLLGEAWRRRSQIESVPNRWHILPLLYGVLGALLRWDTFTSWTGLCTLAIAFIAIGVGRRRQELKPILYLGLLGVSISAYELLFYQLLQASGGALGDGFIVMSALGTSIMYAYRLLFPWLLNYLRLTAEELKVIAHFHWAWSSCLLIAAIGNPIEASRLLGLGTGLFLIRYAIFQGRRFPLSSPSKNRGDSQDLLKTEENLAHSLFREKRGISIAEVWIYLGLLEVGIIRIFWLYTAIGQFWAGPLVPWKAPISCVWAYFLYILPWEKWGWSKRPWQHAAYILPLVMIWETRVEIHPISLLITAAFYVFIAKLSNQIRFTYLSLALINWALFRWFLELQLSDYLWYIMPVGLSWLYVAQVDSDLTLPSRKQTRHLFRCLGAGVICGAAFLLHQETGLLPGILSILFIFAGLAFRVRAFLYVGTATFLLTAFYQLVIFVFRYSFFKWVIGLIVGISFISIAANFETRRDRFIALVRHWLSELEQWQ, encoded by the coding sequence ATGTCATCTTCACATGACCGCTCCATCAATATTAAAGTAACGATTAGCAACTCGCAGCCTCAGCTCTTGGAAGGTCTGGATGTTTGGCTGCGCTTGGGTTTGATTTCTGAGGGTCAGGTTAGCGATATAAGTCAAAAATACTTGGTCTGTGCGTTGCCACCCGTTGCGGTAACACCCAAACCAACGTCTCAACTAACGTCTCAAGTTACGGTATCTTCTGATTCGCAGTTACTACCAACAGCTGGTAAGACTGCTTCTCGCCAACGTCCCAAAGCGATCCCAGGGATATTGCAGTCGCTGATGGCAGAACTCAGCGTCCGGTGGCTGCTGTTTTTGGGAGTGTTCATGGTGGTGGTGTCGTCCGGGGTGCTAGCTGCCACTCAATGGGAAAGATTTCCGGCTGCTGGGCAGTATGGGGTTTTATTAGCGTATACCTTGATTTTTTGGCGGGTAGGCGCTTGGGCGAATCGCCAACCCAGTTTGCAATTGACGGCGCAGACGTTGCAAATTGTTACCCTACTGTTAATGCCCGTGAATTTTTGGGCGATGGATAGCTTTGGGTTGTGGCAGAATCCTGTTAATCAGATAGTCGTTGCGATCGCATCTGTTCTCTTGACGGCGATTACTCTCCAATTATTGAAAAATTGGCGATTGGCGGCTTCTAGACGGCTGAAGTTACTAGAAGCGTTACCAGCATTGAATATTTTGGGACTCAGTTACCTGCATTGGGGCTGGAATTTGTCAGGATTTCCCGTCATCGCCGTTTATCTGGGAATGGTGGGAACGTCCCTCCTCGCGTTCTATCAAGTTCGTCACCGACAGCCTGCGGGGACTATCGAAAAAAAGGGAATCGGGATTGAGTTGCCAGCCGGGGTAGTGATTTATGCCTTGGTGGTGCTGCTGGTACGAGCAATTTTTATTGTCCAAGTACCTGTAACGCAGTTGGGGTTAGCCCTTGGTATCTGCGGCTGGCTGGTGGTGTGGTTATCGCAACAGCAACCCGAAACATCCACCCAATCACCCCAATTGCCGTGGGAGAAAGTTGGCGGTAGTTTGTTGTGCCTCGGTTGGCTGGTTTCGGTAGGAACAACGGTTCCCTGGCAAGCAACGGCGATTAGCGGATTGGGTTTGTGGTTTTTCTTCAGCCGATTGCAGCGTTTTTGGCTACAGGTTGATCTGGCAGCATTTTTAGGGATTGCCTTACAGACGATTTGGCTGGTTTGGCGGTTAGTGCCTGCTTCCGTGCAAGAATGGGCGATCGCAACTGGCACTCAACTGACGGGTTCGGAAACGGTTCCTTGGGCGTTGCTGAGCCTGGTTTTATTTCCCTACGTTGTTTTTATCGTCGGGGTGAGCGATTGGCTGCATCGAGCTGCCAAGACCGATTTAGCCACTTTTGGCGAACAACTAGCACTCACTTGTGGGACGGTACTGAGTCTAATTAGTTTACTAAATCCCACATTGCGATCGCTTAACCTGTTGTTTTCGACTGTGACACTGGCAATTGTGACACAGCGCCGACTTCCTATTAGGGCTAATCTGGTCTATTTCACCCACTTAGTGGGGTTGCTGACGCTATTCTCTACGATTGACCGCTTTTTTCCCAATCTGCACCAAGAAGTTTGGGCAAGCATTTTGTTGGTGGTGATGGTTGCTGAATGGACGCTTCACGTCCTCCTACCCTCTTCAGCACTTCTGTGGAAGCAAAGTGCTTGGCATCTGGGTTTAGGACTAGCGGGACTCAGTTATCAATTATTGTTAGCAAATGTTTCCTTATTCGGGAACGATGCCTTTTGCCGTCAGCAGTGGGGCATTTTTTGGCTGATTACACCTTTGGCTTTGACGGGAGTTGCCAGCCAAACTGCTGGAAAGCAACGCACATTGGCGAGTTGGTTGAGTGTCGCCAGTTTGGGAATGGCACAAATTCTCACATTCGTGCTACCTGGAGGCAGATTAATTGGCTTAGGAATGGCAACTGGGCTGATGTTGGTGAATACGCGCTATTTACGGCATCTGGCAGCAGCCGTCATTACCGTTGGGTTTAGCTTGAGTTTTTTCAGCGTGCTGCTGGGGGATGGCGTGCCTGGAGTACCGCCTCTTTCGGTACCGGGTTGGTTTTTAGCCGGAGCGATCGCGCTGGTAGGTTTATGGCTTGCCAGAACCTGGCTGATGCGTCGTTATGGGACGTTAGCGGCACTTTATGCACAAGCGGTTGAGGGTTGGGCGATCGCGTTATGTAGTTTTGAGCTGTTGATGCTAACGCTGCATTCGCTTTTTCTCTACCAAGGGGTTGCTTCGCCCAGTGGGGAATATTTACTTGCGGTTACTTTGACAATTGGGGCGATCGCTTATCGCAGTTGGCAACAACCGAATCATTGGGCATTTTACGGACTGGGTTGGGGTTTAGAACTGTTGACAGCCGAGACATTGGGCTTCTTTGAACGCTCGGTGATAAATTTAGCGATCGCTAATATCGTCTTAGGTTTAGGCACGCAGCTTTTGGGAGAAGCATGGCGGCGGCGATCGCAAATCGAAAGTGTTCCGAACCGTTGGCATATCCTGCCGCTACTATACGGCGTGTTGGGGGCACTTCTGCGGTGGGATACATTTACCAGTTGGACAGGATTGTGTACGCTTGCGATCGCGTTCATTGCAATTGGAGTTGGCAGACGACGACAGGAACTCAAACCCATTCTCTATTTGGGACTTCTGGGAGTATCAATTTCTGCCTACGAACTTTTGTTCTACCAACTTTTACAAGCATCAGGTGGAGCTTTGGGCGATGGATTCATTGTCATGTCTGCCCTTGGCACCAGCATCATGTATGCTTATCGCTTGTTATTCCCCTGGCTGCTAAATTACTTACGCCTTACTGCTGAAGAACTGAAAGTAATTGCTCATTTTCATTGGGCTTGGAGCAGTTGCTTACTCATCGCGGCGATTGGTAATCCCATTGAAGCTAGCCGACTTCTGGGATTAGGAACCGGCTTGTTTTTAATCCGATATGCGATTTTTCAAGGGCGCAGATTTCCCCTTTCTTCTCCCTCAAAAAACAGGGGAGATTCACAAGACCTCTTAAAAACAGAGGAAAATTTAGCACATTCCTTATTCCGTGAAAAAAGGGGAATTAGCATTGCAGAAGTCTGGATTTACCTAGGTTTATTAGAAGTAGGTATCATCAGAATATTTTGGCTTTATACAGCCATTGGACAGTTCTGGGCTGGGCCATTAGTTCCTTGGAAAGCCCCAATTTCTTGTGTTTGGGCTTATTTTCTCTATATTTTGCCTTGGGAGAAATGGGGATGGTCTAAAAGACCTTGGCAGCACGCGGCATATATTCTGCCATTGGTGATGATTTGGGAAACCAGAGTAGAAATTCACCCAATTAGCTTGTTGATAACAGCGGCATTCTATGTCTTTATTGCCAAATTATCTAATCAAATTCGATTTACTTATCTCAGCCTAGCACTGATTAATTGGGCACTTTTTCGGTGGTTTTTGGAATTACAACTTTCCGATTACTTGTGGTACATCATGCCGGTTGGATTATCGTGGCTGTATGTTGCCCAAGTCGATTCTGATTTGACGCTACCAAGCCGCAAACAGACTCGCCATCTATTTCGTTGCCTAGGCGCTGGGGTAATTTGTGGAGCGGCATTTTTGCTACACCAAGAAACTGGATTGCTACCGGGAATCTTGAGTATTTTATTCATTTTTGCTGGATTGGCTTTCCGAGTCCGGGCATTTCTCTACGTTGGTACCGCCACCTTTTTACTGACTGCTTTTTATCAGTTGGTAATTTTTGTTTTCCGTTACTCCTTTTTCAAGTGGGTGATCGGGTTGATAGTCGGTATCAGTTTTATTTCGATTGCCGCTAATTTTGAAACTCGGCGCGATCGCTTTATCGCTTTGGTTCGGCACTGGCTGTCGGAATTGGAACAATGGCAATAA
- the purD gene encoding phosphoribosylamine--glycine ligase, with protein MKVLVVGNGAREHALVWKLLQSQRIRQIVCVPGNGGTASLERCQNLPLSVDDFEGIARFAQVNNISLVVVGPEVPLALGIVDYLQRQNLKVFGPTKAGAQIEASKSWAKDLMREAGIPAARSEVFTEPEAAKAYVAAQGAPIVVKADGLAAGKGVTVAATVEEAYSAIADLFSSRVKTVVIEEYLAGQEVSVLALSDGLTVRQLLPAQDHKRIGEGDTGANTGGMGAYCPAPILTPALSARVQQEILEPTVAALKARGIDYRGVLYAGLMITPQGDPKVLEFNCRFGDPETQAILPLLETPLEDLLVACVGQKLAQQPPIAWKSGASACVVVAAGGYPESFKKGHVITGIEQAETAGAHVFHAGTQKKQQQVVTEGGRVLGVTAIGEDFDAALAQAYTAINCIEFEGMYYRRDIGYRVRTAGKL; from the coding sequence GTGAAGGTTTTGGTTGTTGGCAATGGGGCACGCGAACACGCCCTGGTATGGAAACTGCTGCAATCTCAACGCATTCGGCAGATAGTCTGTGTTCCTGGAAACGGCGGCACAGCTTCTCTGGAGCGTTGTCAGAATCTCCCCTTAAGTGTTGATGATTTTGAGGGGATAGCACGATTTGCCCAAGTGAATAACATCTCGCTGGTGGTCGTTGGACCTGAAGTCCCTCTGGCTTTAGGAATCGTAGATTACTTGCAACGCCAAAATCTCAAAGTGTTTGGTCCCACCAAAGCGGGAGCGCAAATTGAGGCGAGTAAGTCTTGGGCAAAGGATTTGATGCGGGAAGCGGGTATCCCAGCCGCCAGATCGGAGGTTTTTACTGAGCCAGAGGCGGCAAAAGCTTATGTAGCAGCGCAAGGGGCACCCATTGTTGTCAAAGCTGATGGGTTGGCAGCCGGTAAGGGAGTTACGGTAGCGGCAACGGTGGAAGAGGCATACTCTGCGATCGCAGATTTATTCTCCAGTCGAGTCAAGACTGTAGTGATTGAAGAATATTTAGCGGGTCAGGAAGTCTCGGTTTTGGCGTTGTCGGATGGCTTGACAGTTCGCCAGTTGTTACCGGCTCAAGATCATAAACGCATCGGTGAAGGCGATACAGGGGCAAATACAGGCGGAATGGGAGCCTATTGCCCTGCTCCTATCTTGACACCTGCCTTAAGTGCGCGAGTTCAGCAAGAAATTCTGGAGCCGACTGTTGCTGCTTTAAAGGCGAGGGGCATCGACTACCGGGGTGTCCTTTACGCTGGATTAATGATTACTCCCCAAGGCGATCCGAAAGTTTTGGAATTTAACTGTCGCTTCGGCGATCCGGAAACGCAGGCGATCTTGCCTTTACTCGAAACCCCTCTAGAAGACTTACTGGTTGCCTGCGTTGGACAAAAACTCGCCCAACAGCCTCCTATTGCCTGGAAATCAGGCGCTTCCGCCTGTGTCGTTGTAGCGGCGGGGGGTTATCCAGAAAGCTTTAAAAAGGGTCATGTCATTACTGGCATTGAGCAAGCCGAGACAGCAGGAGCGCATGTGTTTCATGCGGGCACTCAGAAGAAGCAGCAACAAGTGGTAACAGAAGGCGGTCGGGTGTTGGGAGTTACTGCGATTGGAGAGGATTTTGATGCAGCGCTCGCTCAAGCCTACACGGCGATTAATTGCATTGAGTTTGAGGGGATGTACTACCGACGGGATATTGGTTATCGTGTCCGCACGGCAGGGAAACTTTAG
- the nblS gene encoding two-component system sensor histidine kinase NblS yields MLALLKTLREVIAHWWSEFTLQTRLMAAATLVVSLVMSGLTFWAVNTIQQDARLNDTRFGRDLGLLLAANVAPQIAENNLTEVARFSHRFYSSTSSVRYMLYADDTGKIYFGIPFSESEVQNSLTIQRRIQLPEDYADNSDLPMVRQHLSPDGEVTDVFVPLSHDGKNLGVLAIGINANPTVVASSHLTRDVTIAVFISIWVMVILGAVFNALTITQPIKELLVGVKNIAAGNFKQRVDLPLGGELGELIYSFNEMAERLESYEEQNIEELTAEKAKLETLVSTIADGAVLIDTNFQVILVNPTARRIFGWDGVDVVGSNALHCLPSPVNVELTRPLYQIAAGECEGAEFRVTLCQPTNRTVRILLTTVLDQYRETIKGIAMTVQDITREVELNEAKSHFISNVSHELRTPLFNIKSFIETLHEYGEDLTEEERREFLDTANRETDRLTRLVNDVLDLSRLESHKRYHFEPVEIAQPVEQTLRTYQLNARDKGIELIQEIEPDLPAVWGNYDLLLQVFANLVGNGLKFTQPGGKVAIRAYLLELRNEKSRDAVSPSEAEEHGRIPATANPKLVRIEISDTGIGIDTEDQAAIFDRFFRVENRVHTLEGTGLGLSIVRNIIEKHHTRVHLVSEVGVGTTFWFDLTVFQEAAPVEELPLKEAKEASETSSVTAKVV; encoded by the coding sequence TTGCTGGCTCTACTAAAAACCCTTCGAGAAGTCATTGCCCATTGGTGGTCTGAGTTTACGCTTCAGACGCGCCTGATGGCGGCTGCTACCTTAGTCGTCTCCTTGGTGATGAGCGGTCTGACCTTCTGGGCAGTGAATACAATTCAGCAGGATGCTCGGCTGAATGATACTCGCTTCGGGCGCGACCTAGGTTTGTTGTTGGCGGCGAATGTCGCGCCTCAGATTGCCGAAAACAATCTGACAGAGGTGGCACGCTTTTCTCACCGCTTTTACAGCAGCACCTCCAGCGTGCGCTATATGCTCTATGCCGACGACACTGGCAAAATCTACTTTGGAATTCCTTTCTCTGAGTCCGAGGTACAAAACTCGCTGACGATTCAGCGTCGGATTCAATTGCCAGAAGATTACGCTGATAATTCCGACTTACCAATGGTGCGACAGCACCTAAGTCCGGATGGGGAAGTTACGGATGTCTTTGTTCCCCTGTCGCACGACGGCAAAAACTTAGGAGTTTTGGCAATTGGAATTAACGCTAATCCGACCGTGGTGGCGTCGTCCCATCTGACACGAGATGTCACGATTGCCGTATTTATTTCCATCTGGGTGATGGTGATTTTGGGGGCGGTTTTTAATGCCTTAACCATTACTCAGCCAATTAAAGAACTTCTCGTCGGGGTCAAGAATATTGCCGCTGGCAACTTTAAGCAACGAGTTGATCTGCCACTCGGAGGAGAACTGGGCGAACTGATTTACAGCTTCAACGAGATGGCAGAAAGGCTGGAGAGTTATGAAGAGCAAAATATCGAGGAACTGACAGCAGAGAAAGCCAAGCTAGAGACGTTGGTTTCTACAATTGCTGATGGAGCTGTGCTGATTGACACCAACTTTCAGGTGATCTTAGTCAACCCGACAGCGCGACGAATTTTTGGGTGGGATGGCGTTGATGTAGTGGGATCTAACGCTCTGCATTGCCTTCCTTCTCCAGTCAACGTGGAGCTAACACGACCCCTGTATCAAATTGCTGCCGGAGAATGCGAAGGGGCAGAGTTTCGGGTGACGCTATGCCAACCGACGAACCGCACCGTCCGCATTCTCCTAACGACCGTTCTCGACCAGTACCGGGAAACCATCAAGGGAATTGCGATGACGGTACAGGACATTACTCGTGAGGTAGAGCTGAACGAGGCGAAAAGCCACTTTATCAGCAATGTTTCCCACGAATTGAGAACGCCGCTTTTCAATATCAAGTCATTTATTGAAACGCTCCACGAATACGGCGAAGATTTGACTGAAGAGGAACGTCGGGAATTTTTAGACACTGCGAATCGAGAAACCGACCGCCTGACTCGCTTGGTAAATGACGTTTTGGATTTATCTAGGCTTGAGTCGCACAAGCGATATCACTTTGAGCCAGTAGAGATTGCCCAACCTGTGGAGCAAACGCTGCGTACTTACCAGCTAAATGCCCGCGATAAAGGAATTGAACTCATCCAGGAGATTGAACCGGATTTGCCAGCAGTTTGGGGCAATTATGATTTGTTGCTCCAGGTGTTTGCTAACCTAGTCGGTAATGGGCTGAAGTTTACTCAGCCGGGTGGAAAGGTGGCAATTCGCGCCTATTTGCTTGAGTTGAGAAATGAGAAGAGTCGGGATGCAGTCTCCCCGTCCGAAGCAGAGGAACACGGAAGAATTCCTGCAACTGCCAATCCCAAATTAGTCCGGATTGAAATTTCGGATACGGGAATTGGCATCGATACAGAAGACCAAGCGGCAATCTTCGATCGTTTCTTCCGAGTGGAAAACCGAGTTCATACCCTTGAAGGGACGGGTTTGGGTCTATCCATTGTTAGAAATATCATTGAGAAGCATCACACCAGGGTTCACTTGGTTAGCGAGGTCGGAGTGGGTACGACTTTCTGGTTTGATTTGACGGTTTTTCAAGAAGCAGCACCCGTTGAGGAGTTGCCTCTAAAAGAAGCAAAAGAAGCTTCAGAAACCAGTTCGGTTACGGCTAAGGTTGTCTAG
- a CDS encoding zinc ribbon domain-containing protein, producing MPNCPKCHQPVNAQVTTCPYCRTELKAYGHPGIPLHRATGEEFLCNTCTYHEDDTCTFSKRPYAKECTMYSDRSQESQQITATRYSLGWRHSLQLWCQRNQPLLLLCGLIVVSLAIAFYARK from the coding sequence ATGCCGAACTGTCCTAAGTGCCATCAACCCGTCAATGCCCAGGTAACGACCTGTCCTTATTGCCGAACCGAGCTAAAAGCCTACGGTCATCCTGGCATTCCCCTACATCGAGCAACGGGGGAGGAATTTCTGTGCAATACCTGCACTTACCACGAAGATGATACCTGTACCTTTTCCAAGCGTCCTTACGCCAAGGAATGTACGATGTATAGCGATCGCTCTCAAGAATCTCAGCAGATAACTGCCACTCGCTACAGTCTCGGCTGGCGTCACTCGCTTCAGCTTTGGTGCCAACGAAACCAACCTTTACTGCTGCTATGCGGTCTAATCGTCGTCAGTTTAGCGATCGCTTTCTATGCGAGAAAATAA
- a CDS encoding TIGR03792 family protein has protein sequence MVIEWLQVRVAPELREKYIQKDGEIWTAFLARCPGFLGKEVWLNPNDPTEVILVIRWATREQWKSVPPESLEEIERQFVQAMGEAFPIVQLAEYQIRKFPQA, from the coding sequence ATGGTCATTGAGTGGCTTCAGGTAAGAGTCGCCCCCGAACTGCGGGAAAAATACATTCAGAAGGATGGCGAAATCTGGACGGCTTTCCTCGCCAGATGTCCGGGTTTTTTGGGTAAAGAAGTCTGGCTCAACCCGAACGACCCAACAGAGGTTATTTTAGTCATTCGCTGGGCGACGCGGGAACAGTGGAAGTCTGTTCCACCAGAAAGCCTGGAAGAAATCGAGCGGCAGTTTGTCCAAGCGATGGGAGAGGCTTTCCCCATCGTTCAGTTAGCAGAATATCAAATCCGAAAGTTTCCCCAGGCTTAA
- a CDS encoding phasin family protein, whose protein sequence is MDNNNWLKQLLMMGVGTTSLVADKIREVSDEWVKEGKINPDQAKGMVDDLMQQLKSDQGNLEIQMQRQMRNMLQDLGVPRQSEMDELRGRIDRLERQVRDMENKLWR, encoded by the coding sequence ATGGATAATAACAACTGGCTTAAGCAGCTACTAATGATGGGTGTGGGGACTACGTCTTTAGTAGCGGACAAAATCCGCGAAGTGAGCGATGAATGGGTCAAGGAAGGCAAGATCAACCCCGATCAAGCTAAGGGGATGGTGGATGATTTGATGCAGCAGCTCAAGTCAGATCAGGGGAACTTGGAGATCCAGATGCAACGGCAAATGCGGAATATGTTGCAGGATCTGGGGGTTCCTCGCCAGTCGGAAATGGATGAACTGCGGGGACGCATCGACCGCCTGGAACGTCAGGTGCGTGACATGGAAAATAAGCTCTGGCGGTAA